A single region of the Duganella sp. BuS-21 genome encodes:
- a CDS encoding type 4a pilus biogenesis protein PilO — MAKANPNLNLKLLFAQFADQFRDLNGRHPGQWPLAPRVLCALGVTAAVCAVGYFAYWSSQFEEQEAGAQVELKLRDEYKFKTAQAINLDALRAQKAQVDQYVDRLQKQLPSKAEMAALLTDINQAGAGRGLQFELFKPQQVVVKDYYAELPIDIKISGSYHDIGAFTGDIANLPRIVTLNNLQLSTSKEGGLTLEAVAKTFRYLDPDEVAAQRKAAADKKKAAKKS; from the coding sequence ATGGCCAAGGCGAATCCCAATCTGAATCTCAAACTGCTGTTCGCGCAGTTCGCCGACCAGTTCCGCGACCTCAACGGCCGCCATCCGGGGCAGTGGCCGCTGGCGCCGCGCGTGCTGTGCGCGCTGGGCGTCACGGCGGCGGTGTGCGCGGTCGGCTATTTCGCTTACTGGAGCTCGCAGTTCGAGGAACAGGAAGCCGGCGCCCAGGTCGAGCTCAAGCTGCGCGACGAGTACAAGTTCAAGACCGCGCAGGCGATCAACCTCGATGCGCTGCGCGCGCAAAAGGCACAGGTCGACCAATATGTGGACCGCCTGCAGAAGCAGTTGCCGAGCAAAGCCGAGATGGCCGCGCTGCTGACCGACATCAACCAGGCCGGCGCCGGGCGCGGCCTGCAGTTCGAGCTGTTCAAGCCGCAGCAGGTGGTGGTCAAGGATTACTACGCCGAGCTGCCGATCGACATCAAGATCAGCGGCAGCTATCACGACATCGGCGCTTTCACCGGCGACATCGCCAACCTGCCGCGCATCGTCACGCTCAACAACCTGCAGCTGAGCACCAGCAAGGAAGGCGGGCTGACGCTGGAGGCGGTGGCCAAGACCTTCCGCTACCTCGATCCGGACGAAGTGGCGGCGCAGCGCAAGGCCGCCGCCGACAAGAAGAAGGCGGCGAAAAAATCATGA
- a CDS encoding PilN domain-containing protein encodes MIRINLLPHREARRKQKKQAFFAMLALGGVVGIGIVLLVGGYNARAISIQEERNQVLKTSIVGLDKKIAEIATLKQEIEALKARQQAVEDLQGDRNQPVYLLDELVLQTPPGVYLKAFKQDGQKVAVNGYAQSQERVSEFLRNLAGVSPWLERPDLVEVKSTGLGQGKTVRKVVEFNLNVFIKRPRDKDKPEQGAKGKLPAAPGSTPAGGLLPASA; translated from the coding sequence ACCTGCTGCCGCACCGCGAGGCCAGGCGCAAGCAAAAGAAGCAAGCCTTCTTCGCCATGCTGGCGCTGGGCGGCGTGGTGGGCATCGGCATCGTGCTGCTGGTGGGCGGCTACAACGCGCGCGCCATCTCGATTCAGGAAGAGCGCAACCAGGTGCTGAAAACTTCCATCGTCGGCCTCGATAAAAAGATCGCCGAGATCGCCACGCTGAAGCAGGAAATCGAAGCGTTGAAAGCGCGCCAGCAGGCGGTCGAGGATTTGCAGGGCGACCGCAACCAGCCGGTGTACCTGCTCGACGAACTGGTACTGCAAACGCCGCCGGGCGTGTACCTGAAAGCCTTCAAGCAGGACGGCCAGAAAGTGGCCGTCAACGGTTATGCGCAGTCGCAGGAGCGGGTCTCCGAGTTCCTGCGCAACCTGGCCGGCGTGTCGCCGTGGCTGGAGCGGCCCGACCTGGTGGAGGTCAAGTCGACCGGGCTGGGACAGGGCAAGACCGTGCGCAAGGTGGTGGAGTTCAACCTCAACGTCTTCATCAAGCGTCCGCGCGACAAGGACAAACCGGAACAGGGCGCCAAAGGCAAATTGCCCGCCGCGCCCGGTTCCACACCAGCCGGCGGCCTGTTGCCGGCCAGCGCCTAG